A stretch of Myxococcus virescens DNA encodes these proteins:
- a CDS encoding AAA family ATPase, giving the protein MTVNLHVITGGPGSGKSSLIEALAVEGLAHMPEAGRAIIQHQVAIGGHALPWADRTAFAELMLGWEMRTHKEACELRRPVILDRGVPDVIGYLRVCGLPVPPHLWKAAELFRYNRRVFIAPHWPEIFAQDAERKQAPDEAEATYRSMVEVYTSLGYELLPLPLASLPERVRFVRSNLE; this is encoded by the coding sequence ATGACCGTTAATCTTCATGTCATCACAGGCGGCCCCGGCTCCGGTAAGAGCAGTCTCATCGAGGCGCTGGCGGTGGAGGGACTCGCGCACATGCCCGAAGCGGGCCGTGCCATCATTCAGCATCAGGTCGCAATCGGCGGCCATGCCCTCCCATGGGCTGATCGGACGGCCTTCGCCGAGCTGATGCTTGGATGGGAGATGCGAACCCACAAGGAGGCCTGCGAACTACGCCGTCCTGTCATCCTGGATCGCGGCGTTCCCGACGTCATCGGATACCTTCGGGTATGTGGTCTTCCAGTGCCGCCACATCTCTGGAAGGCCGCGGAGCTGTTTCGCTACAATCGACGTGTCTTCATCGCGCCGCATTGGCCCGAAATCTTCGCGCAAGACGCCGAGCGCAAACAGGCCCCCGACGAAGCGGAGGCGACCTATCGTTCGATGGTCGAGGTCTACACGAGCCTTGGCTACGAGTTGCTCCCCCTTCCCCTGGCATCGCTCCCGGAGCGGGTGCGATTCGTGCGCTCGAATCTCGAGTAG
- a CDS encoding GNAT family N-acetyltransferase — protein sequence MILRNVADEDLPIFFEHQRDPEALRMAAFSSRERDAFMTHWRTTVLRPENVTRTIVMGREVVGNIGSWEQDAMRLVGYWIGREHWGKGIATRALSEFLMLEPARPLHAWVALHNLASIRVLEKCGFNTMSNENPHHLDGVAEVLMRLGST from the coding sequence ATGATCCTACGCAACGTCGCAGATGAGGACCTTCCCATCTTCTTCGAACACCAGCGCGACCCAGAAGCGCTGCGAATGGCGGCATTTTCATCGCGGGAGCGCGATGCGTTCATGACCCACTGGCGCACAACGGTTCTCCGCCCTGAAAACGTCACCCGCACCATCGTCATGGGCCGCGAGGTCGTTGGGAACATCGGCAGTTGGGAACAGGATGCCATGCGCCTCGTCGGCTATTGGATTGGTCGCGAGCATTGGGGCAAAGGCATCGCCACTCGGGCCCTCTCTGAGTTTCTCATGCTCGAGCCCGCCCGGCCGCTTCATGCGTGGGTCGCTCTCCACAACCTCGCGTCGATCCGCGTCCTCGAGAAGTGTGGCTTCAACACGATGAGCAACGAGAACCCGCATCACCTGGATGGCGTTGCCGAAGTCCTCATGCGGCTTGGTTCGACGTAG
- a CDS encoding TolC family protein has product MRLSWLVGAALLAGGCASIQKERGHAEVAALVEERLGRKTRWNQGTPEDAEVARHLDALLKEDLTSDHSVEVALLNNPALQATYEDLGVSQADMVQAGLLSNPTLDGSIGFPISGRGVSEHEVSLVQDFVDLFTLPLRKRVAREQFMADTLRVAHETLATAAKVRKAFSEVQALQQLTELRRMALQAAVAAADLSARLRTAGNITELELASEQAAAEGVRLELAEGELALVEARENLNRLMGLWGPRTQWTLSEKLPPLPDQEVSLAHLESLAIRQRLDIAAARKQVMLLWNALELARSARFFGRVEVGVHEHQDADGPRLFGPTLSLELPIFDQRQALIARLEAQHRQGERRLMELSVNTRSEVRAARARLLALRLVADRYRRVVLPLREKVVEQSQLQYNAMQIGLFQLLSAKRDQVEAYQGYIEAVRDYWMARADLEQLVGGRLREGSAAPTSSPSQPSQHVPPGPPGPPAQPAQPGTPSGNGQDVTHGTESPHEHPHD; this is encoded by the coding sequence GTGAGGCTGTCCTGGCTCGTGGGTGCGGCACTGCTAGCAGGAGGGTGCGCGTCCATCCAGAAGGAGCGAGGCCACGCGGAGGTTGCGGCGCTCGTCGAGGAGCGGCTGGGCCGCAAGACGCGTTGGAACCAGGGCACTCCGGAGGACGCCGAGGTCGCGCGCCATCTCGACGCGCTCCTGAAGGAGGACCTCACCTCGGACCATTCAGTGGAGGTGGCCCTGCTCAACAATCCGGCGCTCCAGGCCACGTACGAGGACCTGGGAGTCTCGCAGGCCGACATGGTTCAGGCCGGCCTGCTCTCCAACCCGACTTTGGACGGGAGCATCGGCTTTCCCATCTCCGGGCGTGGCGTGTCAGAGCACGAGGTCTCGCTGGTGCAGGACTTCGTGGATCTCTTCACGCTGCCGCTGCGCAAGCGCGTCGCCCGGGAGCAGTTCATGGCGGACACGCTACGGGTGGCGCACGAGACGCTGGCCACCGCGGCCAAGGTGCGCAAGGCCTTCAGCGAAGTGCAGGCCCTCCAACAGCTCACGGAGCTGCGCCGCATGGCGCTTCAGGCGGCCGTGGCGGCGGCGGACCTCTCCGCCCGGCTGCGGACAGCGGGCAACATCACCGAGCTGGAGCTTGCGAGTGAGCAGGCCGCCGCCGAGGGAGTCCGGCTCGAACTGGCGGAGGGTGAGCTCGCCTTGGTCGAGGCACGGGAGAACCTCAACCGCCTCATGGGGCTGTGGGGGCCCCGTACGCAATGGACGCTCTCCGAGAAGCTCCCGCCGCTGCCTGACCAGGAGGTCTCACTGGCGCACCTGGAGTCGCTCGCCATCCGTCAACGGCTGGACATCGCCGCCGCCCGAAAGCAGGTCATGCTGCTCTGGAATGCGCTGGAGCTCGCGCGGAGTGCTCGCTTCTTCGGGCGCGTGGAAGTGGGCGTTCACGAGCACCAGGACGCGGACGGCCCCAGGCTCTTTGGCCCGACGCTGTCTCTGGAGTTGCCCATCTTCGACCAGCGACAGGCCCTCATCGCCCGGCTGGAAGCGCAGCACCGCCAGGGGGAGCGGCGGCTGATGGAGCTGTCCGTCAACACCCGCTCGGAAGTGCGCGCCGCCCGCGCCCGGCTGCTGGCGCTTCGTCTGGTGGCCGACCGCTACCGGCGAGTGGTGTTGCCCCTTCGTGAGAAGGTCGTCGAGCAGTCGCAACTCCAATACAACGCCATGCAGATAGGCCTCTTTCAACTGCTCTCCGCCAAGCGCGACCAGGTGGAGGCGTATCAGGGCTACATCGAGGCCGTCCGCGACTACTGGATGGCGCGGGCAGACCTCGAGCAACTCGTGGGTGGCCGGCTGCGGGAGGGCAGTGCGGCACCCACGTCATCGCCCTCGCAGCCTTCTCAACACGTACCACCTGGGCCGCCCGGCCCACCCGCGCAGCCAGCACAACCCGGGACGCCCTCCGGGAACGGTCAGGACGTCACCCATGGCACGGAGAGCCCCCATGAGCACCCGCACGACTGA
- a CDS encoding lipase family protein: protein MEGQWSLVWGPAVFVDEESPLSYADNVMYVAASPDQSVYVVAIAGTNASSNYDKNEEDNSVNTTQLWTAAFPSLPSYGVPWGINPWPVVSTGTALGVNALLGMTDTLTTQQTLVEFLRSVSATGSKTLIFSGHSLGGALAPTLALALFNPSGGPLSTGDWDHVYVLPAAGPTPGNQGLSEFFEQVFPPVSLNLPQPQYAWNQNIWNSLDAVPHAWVVDSLKEIPTLYPANWDGGQVPADITKLVNLAVLASEAGGALPGPYTQLPNIKVPGTFHGSNPITTEDQFWAEVAYQHLEAYQILFGVQSLVSEGSRAALQKMFKRWLGALSRMPSQSVSRAAAAR from the coding sequence ATGGAGGGGCAATGGTCGCTCGTCTGGGGTCCAGCGGTGTTCGTGGACGAGGAAAGCCCACTGAGCTACGCGGACAATGTCATGTACGTCGCGGCGAGCCCCGACCAGTCCGTCTACGTCGTCGCCATCGCCGGAACCAACGCGTCTTCCAACTATGACAAGAATGAAGAGGACAACAGCGTCAACACCACCCAGCTCTGGACGGCTGCGTTCCCGAGCCTGCCGTCCTACGGAGTGCCTTGGGGAATCAACCCCTGGCCCGTTGTCTCGACGGGGACCGCGCTGGGCGTCAACGCCCTGCTGGGCATGACCGACACGCTGACGACCCAGCAAACCTTGGTGGAATTTCTACGCTCGGTGAGCGCGACGGGTTCGAAGACGCTCATCTTCAGTGGCCACAGTCTGGGCGGCGCGCTGGCGCCGACGCTCGCACTGGCCCTGTTCAATCCATCAGGTGGGCCACTCAGCACCGGGGACTGGGACCACGTCTACGTGCTCCCGGCCGCCGGTCCCACCCCTGGCAACCAGGGACTCTCCGAGTTCTTCGAGCAGGTGTTCCCGCCGGTCAGCCTGAACCTGCCCCAGCCCCAATACGCCTGGAACCAGAACATCTGGAACAGCCTCGACGCCGTGCCACACGCGTGGGTCGTCGACAGCCTCAAGGAGATTCCCACCCTCTATCCCGCGAACTGGGATGGTGGACAGGTCCCCGCGGACATCACGAAACTGGTCAACCTCGCCGTCCTGGCCTCGGAAGCTGGCGGCGCCCTTCCCGGCCCCTACACGCAACTCCCCAACATCAAGGTGCCGGGCACCTTCCACGGCTCCAATCCCATCACGACCGAAGACCAATTCTGGGCCGAAGTCGCGTACCAGCACCTGGAGGCCTATCAAATCCTCTTTGGTGTCCAATCGCTGGTTTCCGAAGGCTCCCGGGCCGCACTCCAGAAGATGTTCAAACGGTGGCTGGGCGCCCTCTCGCGAATGCCCTCCCAGAGCGTGAGTCGCGCCGCGGCTGCACGCTGA
- a CDS encoding multicopper oxidase family protein, producing MDRRQFIQLGALAGGTLVASQALAQGQSHAVPSAPASARTRTRSIVAPGGQVAVTTPNGSTLPWRKVGGVKVGHLVAMPVKHTFAPGLEVDAWGYNGSTPGPTIEAVEGDRLRIYVTNRLPEPTTVHWHGLIIPNGMDGVSGLNQRPIAPGETFAYEFTLNQPGTYMYHPHYDEMTQMALGMMGMFIVHPKRPRGPRVVRDFALMTHEWKVLPGMRRPDPNAMSDFNVLTFNSKAFPATEPLVIGRGERVRIRLGNLSAMDHHPIHLHGLSFEMTGTDGGFVPESARYPETSILVPVGSTRVIEFVADEPGDWAMHCHMTHHVMNQMGHAAPVTLGADARAIDRRVQALVPGYMTMGQDGMGGMEEMGMPMPANSIPMKGGKGPFGPIDMGGMFTLLKVRENPDTEDGSGWYVHPKGTVAEKADPVRMDADGINPDVRFG from the coding sequence ATGGACCGCAGGCAGTTCATTCAGCTCGGCGCACTCGCGGGGGGCACGCTGGTCGCAAGCCAGGCCCTCGCGCAAGGACAGTCCCACGCCGTGCCTTCCGCTCCCGCCAGCGCACGCACCAGGACGCGGAGCATCGTCGCTCCGGGTGGGCAGGTGGCCGTCACCACACCCAACGGCTCCACGCTGCCCTGGAGGAAGGTGGGGGGCGTGAAGGTGGGCCATCTGGTGGCCATGCCTGTGAAGCACACCTTCGCCCCTGGGCTGGAGGTGGACGCGTGGGGCTACAACGGCTCGACGCCAGGGCCCACCATCGAGGCGGTGGAGGGAGACCGCCTTCGCATCTACGTCACCAACCGGCTGCCCGAGCCGACCACCGTGCACTGGCACGGGCTCATCATTCCCAATGGCATGGATGGCGTGTCCGGGCTGAACCAGCGCCCCATCGCCCCCGGAGAAACCTTCGCCTACGAGTTCACGCTGAACCAGCCGGGCACGTACATGTATCACCCGCACTATGACGAGATGACCCAGATGGCGCTGGGGATGATGGGCATGTTCATCGTCCATCCGAAGCGTCCGCGCGGCCCGAGAGTGGTCCGCGACTTCGCGCTGATGACGCACGAGTGGAAGGTGCTTCCAGGCATGCGCCGGCCGGACCCCAACGCGATGAGCGACTTCAATGTCCTCACGTTCAACTCCAAGGCCTTCCCGGCCACCGAGCCGCTCGTCATCGGACGCGGGGAGCGCGTGCGCATCCGCCTGGGGAATCTGTCCGCCATGGACCACCACCCCATTCACCTGCACGGCCTGTCCTTCGAAATGACGGGGACGGATGGGGGCTTCGTCCCCGAGTCCGCCCGCTACCCGGAAACGTCGATCCTGGTGCCGGTGGGGAGCACCCGGGTCATCGAGTTCGTCGCGGACGAACCGGGTGACTGGGCCATGCACTGCCACATGACCCACCACGTGATGAACCAGATGGGACACGCGGCTCCGGTGACGCTGGGCGCTGACGCACGGGCCATCGACCGGCGGGTGCAGGCGCTGGTGCCGGGGTACATGACGATGGGGCAGGATGGCATGGGCGGCATGGAAGAGATGGGCATGCCAATGCCGGCCAACAGCATTCCCATGAAGGGCGGCAAGGGGCCCTTCGGCCCCATCGACATGGGCGGCATGTTCACGCTCCTCAAGGTGCGCGAGAACCCGGACACCGAAGATGGGAGCGGCTGGTACGTGCACCCGAAGGGGACGGTGGCGGAAAAGGCCGACCCGGTGCGCATGGACGCGGACGGCATCAATCCGGACGTGCGCTTTGGTTGA
- a CDS encoding heavy metal-binding domain-containing protein translates to MHPEVQSSQPGRCPKCGMKLVPEMPGGTEEGDAGAPGAAPADHDHAPGHGGHP, encoded by the coding sequence ATGCACCCTGAAGTGCAGTCCAGCCAGCCAGGAAGGTGCCCGAAGTGCGGCATGAAGCTGGTTCCGGAGATGCCTGGAGGCACGGAGGAAGGGGACGCAGGGGCGCCCGGCGCTGCACCGGCCGACCATGACCATGCCCCGGGGCACGGAGGGCATCCGTGA
- a CDS encoding TolC family protein → MNTWSSSRWKRPAAGTLVASMLTLGGCVTVPLANDARDVHTTLSARWTPGDPMVGLTSEALRGEDADAAVQALLAQPLTADTAVRIALLNNRDLRAAMHALGVATGNLVQMSLPPNPEVELEVRNPTRGGQPLQGDIGLEYDLSELILLPQRRGVAQAERAAERALTAGEVLHLAYRTRLGFYEVQARHQQLELRNRALQVAQAGYGTAVELEKAGNVRALEVATERSAVESARLAVAEAENALLDSREALNVLLGLFGPRTQWTVDSPLADPANDLDSGEGLEARAIEASLDLAELRGRMEAADRRHRLARTEGFLPHLSGGFHGEKDEDRWEMGAHLTVGLPLFDRKQGVRMAALSSRESLKARYEATATAIRASLRQARGRVESTGRRARHVRDVLLPARRQVLDETVLQYNAMQVGVFEVLRAQAAVTDTASTYVETLLDHHRARSALEQLLAGRHQGLELGSIRVSSTSASSGPAAAADAH, encoded by the coding sequence ACCCTCGTTGCGTCCATGCTCACATTGGGGGGATGCGTCACCGTCCCCCTGGCGAATGATGCGCGTGACGTGCACACGACGCTCAGCGCTCGTTGGACGCCTGGGGACCCGATGGTCGGGCTCACCAGCGAGGCCCTCCGGGGAGAGGACGCGGACGCGGCCGTGCAGGCGCTGCTGGCCCAGCCGCTCACCGCCGACACGGCCGTCCGCATCGCCCTGCTGAACAACCGCGACCTGCGCGCCGCGATGCACGCGCTGGGCGTCGCCACTGGCAACCTGGTGCAGATGAGCCTTCCTCCCAATCCAGAGGTGGAGCTGGAGGTGCGAAATCCCACCCGTGGCGGGCAGCCTCTGCAAGGGGACATCGGGCTCGAGTACGACCTGTCCGAGCTCATCCTCCTGCCGCAGCGTCGCGGGGTGGCCCAGGCCGAGCGCGCGGCCGAGCGCGCACTCACGGCGGGCGAGGTGCTGCACCTTGCCTACCGCACGCGCCTGGGCTTCTACGAGGTCCAGGCCCGGCACCAGCAACTGGAGCTGCGCAACCGGGCGCTGCAAGTCGCACAGGCGGGCTACGGCACGGCGGTGGAGTTGGAGAAGGCAGGCAACGTCCGCGCACTGGAGGTGGCCACCGAGCGCTCCGCCGTGGAGTCCGCGCGCCTGGCCGTGGCAGAAGCCGAGAACGCCCTGCTGGACTCGCGCGAGGCCCTCAACGTGTTGCTGGGTCTCTTCGGTCCCCGCACGCAGTGGACGGTGGATTCGCCGCTGGCCGACCCAGCCAACGACCTGGATTCGGGGGAGGGGCTGGAGGCGCGCGCCATCGAGGCGAGCCTCGACCTGGCCGAGCTGCGCGGCCGCATGGAGGCCGCCGACCGGCGCCACAGGCTCGCGCGGACGGAGGGGTTTCTGCCCCACCTGTCCGGCGGCTTCCACGGGGAGAAGGACGAGGACCGGTGGGAGATGGGGGCGCACCTCACGGTGGGGCTGCCGCTGTTCGACCGCAAGCAGGGCGTGCGCATGGCGGCCCTTTCTTCGCGTGAGTCCCTGAAGGCCCGGTACGAGGCCACGGCCACCGCCATCCGCGCCTCGCTGCGTCAGGCCCGCGGCCGAGTGGAGTCCACGGGGCGACGAGCGCGGCACGTCCGTGACGTGCTCCTGCCGGCCCGGCGCCAGGTGCTCGACGAGACGGTGCTCCAGTACAACGCCATGCAGGTGGGCGTCTTCGAGGTGCTGCGTGCCCAGGCCGCCGTGACGGACACGGCCAGCACCTACGTGGAGACGCTGCTCGACCACCACCGCGCCCGCTCGGCGCTGGAGCAGCTTCTGGCGGGCCGTCACCAAGGCCTGGAGTTGGGCTCCATCCGCGTTTCGTCGACGAGCGCGAGCTCCGGTCCGGCCGCCGCGGCGGACGCGCACTGA
- a CDS encoding M28 family metallopeptidase, translating into MFRRPLPFVLLVLLPAMASAAASPEAERWWSHVRVLADDAMQGRETGSEGYQKAATYVVEQLSAMGIKPGAGDDYAQAVELVSRRLVDASSRLALVRGDRRMPLVIGRDAIIASSLGESGQVDAPLVFVGYGLSIPEAGHDDFAGLDLQGKVVVILYGGPDHIPGALRAHHSSLEERVKVLRKAGVVGVMVLWNPKSEELPWARIASSRFEPAMTFADPSLVENQGLKVGVIFNSRHAEKLFAGAQHSFKEVLAMADANRPLPRFELPTRLEARAEWKESPVKSANVVGVLPGSDATLAKEYVVLTAHLDHVGVGVPVKGDAIYNGAMDNATGVAAVLEMARTLQALKPKRSVLFLLVTGEEKGLLGAHYFAAKPTVPMSSIVANFNMDMFLPLFPLRHLLALGQEESSLKAPLQQVATAHGVTLVPDPEPNSMLFIRSDQYAFIRKGVPALFFKFGHAPGSPEERTMKAWHTRHYHAPSDDLRQPMDREAAAKFVRLLSDLTLTVANNPERPRWNGDSFFRRFASTPVEEAHQRMP; encoded by the coding sequence ATGTTCCGCCGCCCGTTGCCATTCGTGCTGCTCGTCCTCCTGCCCGCGATGGCTTCCGCCGCCGCGTCTCCAGAAGCGGAGCGCTGGTGGAGTCACGTTCGCGTGCTCGCGGATGACGCGATGCAGGGGCGGGAGACGGGCAGCGAGGGTTATCAGAAGGCCGCGACCTACGTGGTGGAGCAGCTCTCCGCGATGGGAATCAAGCCGGGCGCAGGGGATGACTACGCTCAGGCGGTGGAGCTGGTCTCGCGGCGACTGGTGGATGCGAGCTCGCGGCTGGCCCTCGTGCGGGGTGACCGGCGCATGCCGCTGGTCATCGGCCGCGATGCCATCATCGCCTCCTCCCTGGGAGAGTCGGGGCAGGTGGATGCCCCGTTGGTGTTCGTGGGGTACGGCCTTTCGATTCCCGAGGCGGGACATGACGACTTCGCAGGGCTGGATCTCCAAGGGAAGGTGGTCGTCATCCTCTACGGCGGGCCCGACCATATCCCCGGTGCGCTCCGGGCCCACCACAGCTCGCTCGAGGAGCGGGTCAAGGTGCTCCGGAAGGCAGGCGTGGTGGGGGTCATGGTGTTGTGGAATCCGAAGAGCGAGGAGCTGCCCTGGGCGCGCATCGCCTCGTCGCGGTTCGAGCCGGCCATGACCTTCGCCGACCCGTCACTGGTCGAAAATCAGGGCCTGAAGGTGGGTGTCATCTTCAATTCCCGCCACGCTGAGAAGCTGTTCGCTGGCGCTCAGCACTCCTTCAAGGAGGTGCTGGCGATGGCGGATGCGAACCGGCCGCTGCCACGCTTCGAGCTGCCCACCCGGCTCGAGGCGCGGGCCGAGTGGAAGGAATCTCCGGTGAAGTCCGCCAACGTCGTGGGCGTGCTGCCCGGCAGTGATGCCACTTTGGCGAAGGAATACGTCGTGCTCACCGCCCACCTGGACCACGTCGGCGTCGGGGTGCCGGTGAAGGGCGACGCCATCTACAACGGCGCCATGGACAATGCGACGGGCGTGGCCGCGGTGCTGGAGATGGCACGGACCCTCCAGGCACTGAAGCCGAAGCGCTCTGTGCTCTTCCTGCTGGTGACGGGAGAGGAAAAGGGGCTTTTGGGGGCCCACTACTTCGCGGCGAAGCCGACGGTGCCCATGTCCTCCATCGTCGCCAACTTCAACATGGACATGTTCCTTCCGCTGTTCCCACTCCGCCACCTCTTGGCCCTGGGGCAGGAGGAGTCCTCCTTGAAGGCGCCGCTCCAGCAGGTGGCCACGGCCCATGGGGTGACGCTGGTGCCGGACCCCGAGCCCAACAGCATGCTGTTCATCCGCAGCGACCAGTACGCCTTCATCCGGAAGGGCGTGCCCGCCCTGTTCTTCAAGTTCGGCCATGCGCCGGGCTCTCCCGAGGAGCGCACGATGAAGGCCTGGCACACTCGGCACTATCACGCGCCCTCCGATGACCTGCGCCAGCCGATGGACCGGGAGGCAGCGGCGAAGTTCGTTCGGCTGCTCTCGGACCTCACCCTCACCGTGGCCAACAACCCCGAGCGTCCGCGTTGGAACGGCGACAGCTTCTTCCGGAGGTTCGCTTCAACGCCGGTGGAGGAGGCTCACCAGCGAATGCCGTGA
- a CDS encoding RNA polymerase sigma factor — protein MSDMNQGAGTETDGVVRPLSADVISSLVENHREFLRFLERRVGSRAVAEDILQDAFVRGMGKAKTLREDESLMAWFYSVLRNAVIDHYRRRGTTERALASLASELEEGHAPEAELAQAVCQCVGRLAGTLKPEYAEALRRVEVEGVSVPAFALEAGITSNNAAVRLHRARKALKKQLEVSCGTCASHGCLDCTCATPGAEKKAGGCGSAKA, from the coding sequence ATGAGTGACATGAATCAGGGAGCGGGCACGGAGACCGATGGCGTGGTGCGGCCCCTGTCCGCCGACGTCATTTCCAGCCTGGTGGAGAACCACCGGGAGTTCTTGCGCTTCCTCGAGCGTCGGGTTGGGAGCCGCGCGGTGGCGGAGGACATCCTTCAGGATGCGTTCGTCCGCGGCATGGGCAAGGCGAAGACGCTCCGCGAAGATGAGTCGCTGATGGCGTGGTTCTACAGCGTGCTGCGCAACGCGGTCATCGACCACTACCGGCGTCGCGGCACGACGGAGCGCGCGCTGGCTTCGCTGGCCAGCGAGCTCGAGGAGGGCCATGCCCCGGAAGCGGAACTGGCGCAGGCTGTTTGCCAGTGCGTGGGGCGGCTGGCCGGCACCCTCAAGCCCGAGTATGCCGAGGCGCTGCGGCGTGTGGAGGTGGAGGGCGTCAGCGTCCCGGCTTTCGCCCTGGAGGCGGGCATCACGTCCAACAACGCGGCGGTGCGACTGCACCGTGCTCGCAAGGCGCTCAAGAAACAGTTGGAGGTTTCGTGCGGTACGTGCGCCTCGCACGGCTGTCTGGACTGCACGTGCGCGACGCCGGGCGCCGAGAAGAAGGCCGGGGGCTGCGGGAGCGCGAAGGCATGA
- a CDS encoding heavy-metal-associated domain-containing protein, translated as MNPNDETLLKVEGMSCRSCVSHVNTALRKVEGVQDVNVRFEHGQVLVKHDAATANVNSLIEALRDAGYESAPTA; from the coding sequence ATGAACCCGAATGATGAGACCCTCCTGAAGGTCGAGGGGATGTCCTGCCGGTCCTGCGTCAGCCACGTCAACACCGCGCTGCGGAAAGTCGAAGGCGTGCAGGACGTCAACGTGCGGTTCGAGCACGGCCAGGTCCTCGTGAAACACGACGCCGCGACCGCGAACGTCAACAGCCTCATCGAGGCGCTCCGCGACGCCGGGTACGAGTCCGCCCCTACCGCATGA
- a CDS encoding multicopper oxidase family protein, which translates to MSTRTTDAEGAPGREDDAPGPLERRGGPGNAPAIDAEGTLTRRSMLVTAGATLTGGTLLLSGSAARAQSPVPGACGPRESSAADCGQQYARQDWLRPGMPRRDYRPVVVPNGSKLPWKVVNNVKVFHLVAEEVGHEFAPGLKASCWGYNGRVHGPTIEAVEGDRVRIYVTNRLPAATTVHWHGLLLPSGMDGVGGLSQKSIAPGETFRYEFTLRQASTNMYHSHHDEMTQIGLGMTGMFIIHPRRPVGPRVDRDFVILLHEWRIDVGTERPNPNEMTDFNVLTMNAKAFPGTEPLVVRQGERVRIRLGNLSPQNHHPIHLHGFHFRITETDGGRVPESAQQPEGTVLVPVGSTRVIEFVADVPGDWALHCHMTHHMMNQMGHEFPNMIGVKPGGLDAKVRTLLPGYMTMGQTGMAEMGEMGMPIPPNSIPMLGAQGKHDYITAGGMFTVLKVRERLESYADPGWYDNPPGTLAVAATSDELRRDGIDVNAPAVVDPGAPA; encoded by the coding sequence ATGAGCACCCGCACGACTGACGCCGAGGGCGCACCGGGCCGTGAGGATGACGCCCCTGGACCTCTGGAGCGTAGGGGAGGCCCTGGAAACGCTCCGGCGATTGACGCCGAGGGAACGCTGACGCGGCGGAGCATGCTGGTCACGGCGGGAGCCACGCTCACGGGAGGCACGCTGCTGCTGAGTGGCTCCGCGGCGCGCGCCCAGTCACCCGTCCCAGGCGCATGCGGGCCTCGCGAGAGCTCCGCGGCTGACTGCGGACAGCAGTATGCGCGGCAGGACTGGCTGCGCCCCGGAATGCCCCGCCGGGACTACCGGCCCGTGGTGGTGCCCAATGGCTCGAAGCTGCCGTGGAAGGTCGTGAACAACGTGAAGGTCTTCCACCTGGTGGCCGAGGAGGTGGGGCATGAGTTTGCCCCGGGACTGAAAGCCTCCTGCTGGGGCTACAACGGCCGAGTCCACGGGCCCACCATCGAAGCGGTGGAGGGTGACCGGGTGCGCATCTACGTCACGAACCGGCTACCCGCGGCCACCACCGTTCACTGGCACGGACTCCTGCTTCCCAGCGGTATGGATGGCGTGGGCGGCCTCAGCCAGAAGTCCATCGCTCCGGGCGAGACGTTCCGGTACGAGTTCACCCTGCGCCAGGCGAGTACGAACATGTACCACTCGCACCATGACGAGATGACGCAGATTGGTCTCGGGATGACGGGCATGTTCATCATCCACCCACGCCGACCCGTGGGGCCCCGCGTCGACAGGGACTTCGTCATCCTCCTGCATGAATGGCGCATCGATGTCGGCACGGAGCGGCCCAATCCGAATGAGATGACGGACTTCAACGTGCTCACCATGAACGCGAAGGCGTTCCCGGGCACGGAGCCGCTCGTGGTGCGCCAGGGCGAGCGGGTGCGCATCCGGCTGGGCAACCTGAGCCCGCAGAACCACCACCCCATCCACCTGCACGGCTTCCACTTCCGTATCACCGAGACGGATGGCGGGCGCGTCCCCGAGTCCGCCCAGCAGCCGGAGGGAACGGTGCTCGTCCCCGTGGGTAGCACACGCGTCATCGAGTTCGTGGCGGACGTGCCCGGGGACTGGGCCCTGCACTGTCACATGACGCACCACATGATGAATCAGATGGGCCATGAGTTCCCCAACATGATTGGCGTGAAGCCGGGGGGCCTGGACGCGAAGGTCCGCACGCTGCTGCCGGGCTACATGACGATGGGCCAGACGGGGATGGCGGAGATGGGCGAGATGGGGATGCCCATTCCGCCCAACTCCATTCCCATGCTGGGGGCCCAGGGCAAGCACGACTACATCACGGCGGGAGGCATGTTCACCGTGCTCAAGGTTCGCGAACGGTTGGAGAGCTACGCGGACCCAGGCTGGTACGACAACCCGCCCGGCACGTTGGCGGTGGCGGCCACCTCGGACGAACTGCGCCGGGACGGTATCGACGTGAACGCCCCGGCCGTGGTCGATCCCGGCGCCCCGGCCTGA